The following proteins are encoded in a genomic region of Arcobacter suis CECT 7833:
- a CDS encoding efflux RND transporter periplasmic adaptor subunit — MDANLQNELKNYSNKNSKKKYFFIIFIILLLGSAVYYYFFISQAKKEDVVLYNTKKVTKGDLSVVVSATGTLNPTNSVEIGVEVSGTIKEIYVDFNDEVEVGQLLAILDTRKLQSEVDGQTASLGISKANLKESEVNLRNKKAVYDRTLKMYNSSGGKYPSINELDDAKFAYESSVSSLEASKAKVEQSSFSLNTAKQNLDKAYVKSSIKGIVLNRAVEVGQTLAASMNAPKLFTLAKDLTQMDLIVSIDESDVADIKKDLDVTFTVDAYPNKNFKGKIKQVRLNPVTVNGVVTYETVVGVNNEELLLRPGMTATAQINTKQSLDKLMIPNGALRFKPKVQSEQKANTMNLVQPPRRLPGENPSKDLGKKEFSPIFILENNQPKRVMVKVLETDGKITTVESNDLKVDDELIISQKSDNGK, encoded by the coding sequence ATGGATGCAAATTTACAAAATGAATTAAAAAATTATTCAAATAAAAATTCAAAGAAAAAATATTTTTTTATAATTTTTATAATTTTACTTTTAGGCTCGGCTGTTTATTATTATTTTTTTATAAGTCAAGCAAAAAAAGAAGATGTTGTTTTATATAATACAAAAAAGGTAACTAAAGGTGATTTGTCTGTTGTTGTTAGTGCAACAGGAACTTTAAATCCAACAAATAGTGTTGAAATTGGAGTTGAAGTATCTGGAACTATTAAAGAAATATATGTGGATTTTAATGATGAAGTTGAAGTAGGACAACTTTTAGCAATTCTTGATACTAGAAAATTACAATCAGAGGTCGATGGACAAACGGCAAGTTTAGGTATTTCAAAAGCTAATCTTAAAGAGAGTGAAGTAAATCTTAGAAATAAAAAAGCAGTTTATGATAGAACTTTAAAAATGTACAATAGTTCAGGTGGAAAATATCCTTCTATAAATGAACTTGATGATGCAAAATTTGCCTATGAAAGTTCAGTTTCTTCTTTAGAAGCTTCAAAAGCAAAGGTTGAACAATCATCTTTTAGTTTAAATACTGCAAAACAAAACCTTGATAAAGCATATGTAAAATCTTCTATAAAAGGAATAGTTTTAAATAGAGCTGTTGAAGTTGGACAAACCTTGGCTGCTTCTATGAATGCTCCAAAATTGTTTACTTTAGCAAAAGATTTAACTCAAATGGATTTAATAGTAAGTATTGATGAATCAGATGTTGCAGATATTAAAAAAGATTTAGATGTAACTTTTACAGTTGATGCATATCCAAATAAAAATTTTAAAGGAAAAATAAAACAAGTACGACTAAATCCAGTTACAGTAAATGGCGTAGTAACTTATGAAACAGTTGTTGGAGTTAATAACGAAGAATTACTTTTAAGACCAGGAATGACAGCAACTGCTCAAATTAATACTAAACAAAGTCTTGATAAATTGATGATTCCAAATGGAGCATTGAGATTTAAACCAAAAGTTCAATCAGAACAAAAAGCAAACACTATGAATTTAGTGCAACCTCCAAGACGACTTCCAGGTGAAAATCCTTCTAAAGATTTAGGAAAAAAAGAATTTTCTCCTATATTTATTTTAGAAAATAATCAACCAAAAAGAGTTATGGTAAAAGTTTTAGAAACGGATGGAAAAATCACAACTGTTGAATCAAATGACCTAAAAGTTGATGATGAGTTGATTATCTCACAAAAGAGTGATAATGGAAAATAA
- a CDS encoding ABC transporter ATP-binding protein — MENKKTIIEFKNIVKTYGNGDAKTYALNGVNLSIKEGEFVAIMGASGSGKSTAMNMIGCLDKPSSGEYLFNGINVADLNRNQMALLRRNFLGFVFQSFNLLGRTSALENVELPLVYRKIPAIKRKEMALDALTKVGLQSVVYNTPAQLSGGQQQRVAIARAIVSNPLVLLADEPTGNLDSIKSMEIMNLLKQLNEEEKITVIMVTHEEEMAAFASRVIYFRDGHIEDSLKKGFK, encoded by the coding sequence ATGGAAAATAAAAAAACTATTATTGAATTCAAAAATATAGTTAAGACTTATGGTAATGGAGATGCAAAAACTTACGCTTTAAATGGAGTAAATCTTTCTATAAAAGAAGGAGAATTTGTAGCTATTATGGGAGCTAGTGGAAGTGGAAAATCAACAGCTATGAATATGATAGGATGTTTAGATAAACCAAGTTCAGGCGAATATCTATTTAATGGTATAAATGTGGCAGATTTAAACAGAAATCAAATGGCACTTTTACGAAGAAATTTTTTAGGATTTGTTTTTCAAAGCTTTAATCTTTTAGGAAGAACAAGTGCTTTAGAAAATGTAGAATTACCTTTAGTTTATAGAAAAATTCCTGCTATTAAAAGAAAAGAAATGGCATTAGACGCCCTTACAAAAGTAGGGCTTCAAAGTGTAGTTTATAACACTCCTGCTCAACTTTCTGGTGGGCAACAACAAAGAGTTGCGATTGCCAGAGCAATAGTTTCTAATCCTTTAGTTTTATTAGCAGATGAGCCAACTGGAAATCTAGATAGTATAAAAAGTATGGAAATTATGAACTTATTAAAACAATTAAATGAAGAAGAAAAAATCACTGTAATTATGGTAACACATGAAGAAGAAATGGCAGCATTCGCTTCAAGAGTTATATATTTTAGAGATGGACATATTGAAGATAGTTTAAAAAAAGGATTTAAGTAA
- a CDS encoding ABC transporter permease has product MLTNAFLIALKEIRRNILRSFLTILGIVIGVASVIAMVMIGDGTTANVKESISKLGTNMLTLRVGQERRGPPREDNSAKPFTEGDIIAIKNEIQNIKAVASENSSRMNIVYGNKSNSASVIGTNNDYFIIKDWEVTDGRTFDESELNSGKSSCIIGTTIVKQLFGEENPIGTNIRLKNLSCNVIGVLKSKGAAAFGNDQDEIVIVPLKMFQQKIKGDKDISSILISITDGKHIENAKIEITSLMQERRSLRVDEPDNFHIRDMEEMLSAMTSTTKMLTYLLGSIAAISLLVGGIGIMNIMLVSVTERTREIGTRLAIGAMENEVLLQFLVEAIVLSTMGGVIGIILGLGIGYGIVTMMDLTFILNNQIIMISFFFSTLIGVVFGYFPARKAARLNPIDALRYE; this is encoded by the coding sequence ATGTTAACAAATGCCTTTTTAATTGCTTTAAAAGAGATAAGAAGAAATATTTTACGATCTTTTTTAACTATTTTAGGAATTGTAATTGGAGTAGCTTCTGTAATTGCAATGGTAATGATTGGAGATGGAACAACTGCTAATGTAAAAGAGAGTATTTCAAAACTTGGAACTAATATGCTAACTTTGAGAGTTGGACAAGAAAGACGAGGACCACCAAGGGAAGATAATAGTGCAAAACCATTTACAGAAGGTGATATTATTGCCATAAAAAATGAGATTCAAAATATCAAAGCAGTTGCTTCTGAAAACTCAAGTAGAATGAATATTGTTTATGGAAATAAAAGTAATAGTGCTTCAGTAATTGGAACAAATAATGACTATTTTATTATAAAAGATTGGGAAGTAACCGATGGAAGAACTTTTGATGAAAGTGAACTTAATAGTGGGAAATCTTCTTGTATTATTGGAACTACAATAGTTAAACAACTTTTTGGTGAAGAAAACCCTATTGGTACAAATATTAGACTTAAAAATTTAAGTTGTAATGTTATTGGAGTTCTAAAATCAAAAGGAGCTGCTGCTTTTGGAAATGATCAAGATGAAATAGTAATAGTTCCCCTTAAAATGTTTCAACAAAAAATAAAAGGTGATAAAGATATTTCATCAATTCTAATTTCAATTACAGATGGTAAACATATTGAAAATGCAAAAATTGAGATTACATCTTTAATGCAAGAAAGAAGAAGTTTAAGAGTTGATGAACCCGATAATTTTCATATTCGAGATATGGAAGAGATGCTTTCTGCTATGACGTCAACAACAAAAATGTTAACTTATCTTTTAGGCTCAATTGCAGCAATTTCTTTACTTGTTGGTGGAATTGGAATAATGAATATTATGTTAGTTTCAGTAACGGAAAGAACAAGAGAAATAGGAACAAGACTTGCTATTGGAGCTATGGAAAATGAAGTTTTACTTCAATTTCTAGTTGAAGCTATAGTTTTATCAACAATGGGTGGAGTTATTGGAATAATTTTAGGCTTAGGAATAGGTTATGGAATAGTAACTATGATGGATTTAACATTTATCCTAAATAATCAAATAATAATGATATCTTTTTTCTTTTCAACTTTAATTGGAGTTGTTTTTGGATACTTTCCTGCTAGAAAAGCAGCAAGATTAAATCCTATTGATGCTTTAAGATACGAATAA